The Chryseobacterium indicum genome includes a window with the following:
- a CDS encoding branched-chain amino acid transaminase produces MYYNDDSVLFYDGEYVKAKEAKTDLYGQSLHYGYAVFEGIKSYRTANGTKIFKAEEHYDRLRKSAEAMHMPFHYSTEEMVEITYKLLEINNLSNAYIRPLVICSPNMSLSKGQKSYLVIEVWNWDNGYLANKLRIMTSSFQRPNPKAFKIEAKVSGHYVNSILASQEAKDKGFDEALVLDENGNVAESSGANVFYEKDGKLYTPQKGNILPGITRATVFEICNQLGISYEEKLFTPQEMQGADAAFFCGTAAEIVAVESLNDIPFRMNWEDSLSAKIQQAYRHLVVEENYSYLKSNLQNV; encoded by the coding sequence ATGTATTACAATGACGACAGTGTTCTCTTCTATGATGGAGAATATGTGAAAGCAAAAGAAGCAAAGACCGATTTGTACGGTCAATCATTACACTACGGATATGCGGTTTTTGAAGGTATTAAATCCTACAGAACAGCCAATGGAACCAAAATTTTTAAAGCAGAAGAACATTACGACAGACTGAGAAAATCAGCAGAAGCGATGCATATGCCTTTCCATTATTCTACTGAGGAAATGGTAGAGATTACTTATAAATTGTTGGAAATTAATAATCTGAGTAACGCTTACATCCGCCCTTTAGTTATCTGTTCTCCCAATATGTCCCTTTCAAAAGGACAGAAAAGCTACCTTGTCATTGAAGTATGGAACTGGGATAATGGCTATCTGGCGAACAAACTGAGAATTATGACCTCTTCCTTTCAGCGTCCTAATCCGAAAGCATTTAAAATAGAAGCTAAAGTGAGCGGACATTACGTAAATTCTATTCTGGCAAGTCAGGAAGCGAAAGATAAAGGATTTGACGAAGCACTTGTTCTGGACGAAAATGGAAATGTAGCAGAAAGCTCCGGTGCAAATGTATTCTATGAAAAAGACGGAAAACTATATACTCCTCAAAAAGGAAACATCCTGCCCGGTATTACCAGAGCTACAGTTTTTGAAATATGTAATCAGTTAGGGATTTCGTACGAAGAAAAATTATTTACACCGCAGGAAATGCAGGGCGCAGATGCCGCATTTTTCTGTGGAACAGCAGCAGAAATTGTCGCTGTGGAATCTTTGAATGATATTCCTTTCAGAATGAATTGGGAAGACAGTTTATCAGCTAAAATTCAGCAGGCTTACCGTCATTTGGTCGTAGAAGAAAATTATTCATACCTGAAATCAAACCTGCAAAATGTGTAA
- the purM gene encoding phosphoribosylformylglycinamidine cyclo-ligase: MSNTYKSAGVDKEEGYKTVDKIKKAVGETHNSNVLNHLGSFGAFYEIGGYKNPVLVSGTDGVGTKLKVALDSKKYDSIGVDCFAMCANDILCHGAKPLFFLDYLACGKLDSEIAAEIVLGMVEACKDNNCALIGGETAEMPGMYQPGDYDVAGFCVGIVEKDQIIDGSKIKAGDKIIALPSSGFHSNGFSLVRKVFPDFNEEFEGKPLYETLLVPTRLYYKDIHKILEELEVSGIAHITGGGLYENIPRIIGDGLCASIDASKIQIPTVMLELEKRGGVAREEMFGTFNMGVGMIVVVDAQHAEKVLHLLDDAYEIGEITEGSEKINLKI; this comes from the coding sequence ATGAGCAACACGTACAAATCAGCAGGAGTAGACAAAGAAGAAGGATACAAAACCGTTGATAAGATCAAAAAAGCGGTGGGCGAAACGCACAATTCCAATGTACTCAATCATTTGGGGAGTTTTGGGGCATTCTATGAAATCGGAGGATACAAAAATCCTGTATTGGTTTCCGGAACAGACGGAGTAGGAACAAAGCTTAAAGTAGCTTTAGACTCAAAAAAATACGATTCTATCGGGGTAGACTGCTTCGCAATGTGTGCCAACGATATTCTTTGTCACGGGGCAAAACCATTATTTTTCCTAGATTATCTGGCTTGTGGAAAATTAGACTCCGAAATTGCTGCTGAAATCGTTTTAGGAATGGTAGAAGCCTGTAAAGACAATAACTGTGCATTAATTGGCGGAGAAACTGCTGAAATGCCGGGAATGTATCAGCCGGGAGATTACGATGTTGCAGGATTCTGCGTAGGAATCGTTGAAAAAGATCAGATTATTGATGGTTCAAAAATCAAAGCAGGAGACAAAATTATTGCGTTGCCAAGCTCAGGATTCCATTCAAACGGATTCTCTCTGGTAAGAAAAGTGTTCCCTGATTTCAACGAAGAATTCGAAGGAAAGCCTTTGTACGAAACCCTTTTGGTTCCAACAAGATTATATTATAAAGATATTCATAAAATTCTTGAAGAATTAGAAGTTTCAGGGATCGCGCATATCACAGGAGGTGGTTTGTACGAAAACATTCCGAGAATAATTGGTGACGGACTTTGCGCTTCAATCGATGCTTCAAAAATCCAGATTCCAACAGTTATGTTAGAACTGGAAAAAAGAGGAGGAGTTGCCCGTGAAGAAATGTTCGGAACATTCAACATGGGAGTCGGAATGATCGTTGTAGTGGATGCACAACACGCAGAAAAAGTATTGCACCTTTTAGACGATGCTTACGAAATCGGAGAAATTACAGAAGGAAGCGAAAAAATCAATTTGAAAATTTGA
- the ilvC gene encoding ketol-acid reductoisomerase, with the protein MANYFNTLSLREQLNQLGQAEFMDSTQFSDGVAALKGKKIVIVGCGAQGLNQGLNLRDSGLDVSYALRKEAIDEKRDSWKNATENGFHVGTYQELIPTADLVINLTPDKQHTSVINTVQPLMKEGATLSYSHGFNIVEEGMQIRKDLTVIMVAPKCPGSEVRAEYLRGFGVPTLIAVHPENDPQGKGWAEAKAYCVATGGHKAGVLKSSFVAEVKSDLMGEQTILCGLLQTGSILSFDKMVEKGIDAGYASKLVQYGVEVITEALKHGGVSGMLDRLSNPAKIKAFELSEELKHIMRPLFRKHQDDIISGEFSKTMMQDWENGDANLLKWRAETGETAFEKTPAGDVKISEQEYFDHYLLMSAFIRAGVELAFETMVEAGIKPESAYYESLHEAPLIANTIARKKLFEMNRVISDTAEYGCYLFDQACKPLLADFMKKVDTDLAGKNFNEGKDMSVDNAHLVHVNDTLRNHPVEMVGRKLRQAMTAMKSIKTV; encoded by the coding sequence ATGGCAAATTACTTCAATACCTTATCACTAAGAGAACAACTGAATCAGCTCGGACAGGCAGAATTTATGGACAGTACACAATTTTCCGATGGTGTAGCAGCTTTAAAAGGAAAAAAAATAGTAATAGTCGGATGTGGCGCTCAGGGACTTAATCAGGGGCTTAACTTAAGAGACAGCGGACTCGATGTTTCCTACGCCCTCAGAAAAGAAGCCATCGACGAAAAAAGAGACTCATGGAAAAATGCCACAGAAAACGGATTTCATGTAGGAACATATCAGGAACTCATTCCTACGGCAGATTTAGTCATCAATTTAACCCCGGATAAACAGCATACTTCCGTAATCAACACCGTACAGCCACTCATGAAAGAAGGCGCTACATTGTCCTATTCCCACGGATTCAACATCGTGGAAGAAGGGATGCAGATCCGTAAAGACCTCACCGTAATCATGGTTGCCCCGAAATGCCCCGGTTCCGAAGTCCGTGCAGAATATCTTCGAGGCTTTGGAGTACCCACACTTATTGCCGTACATCCCGAAAATGATCCTCAGGGAAAAGGATGGGCAGAAGCAAAAGCCTATTGTGTGGCAACTGGCGGACATAAAGCAGGCGTGTTAAAATCATCCTTTGTCGCAGAAGTAAAATCAGATTTAATGGGAGAACAGACCATTTTATGCGGACTTTTACAAACCGGCTCCATTCTTTCCTTTGACAAAATGGTAGAAAAAGGCATTGATGCAGGATATGCTTCCAAGCTCGTTCAGTACGGCGTTGAGGTGATCACCGAAGCACTGAAACACGGCGGTGTGAGCGGAATGCTGGACCGGCTTTCCAATCCTGCAAAAATCAAAGCATTTGAACTTTCCGAAGAATTAAAACACATCATGCGGCCGCTTTTCCGGAAACATCAGGATGATATCATCTCCGGAGAATTCTCCAAAACCATGATGCAGGACTGGGAAAACGGAGATGCCAACCTTTTGAAATGGCGTGCGGAAACCGGCGAAACAGCCTTTGAAAAAACTCCGGCGGGAGACGTAAAAATCTCCGAACAGGAATATTTCGATCATTATCTCCTCATGTCCGCATTCATAAGAGCAGGCGTAGAACTCGCTTTCGAAACCATGGTGGAAGCAGGAATAAAACCGGAATCTGCCTATTACGAATCCCTGCACGAAGCTCCCCTCATTGCCAATACCATCGCCAGAAAAAAACTATTCGAGATGAACCGCGTGATTTCCGACACGGCAGAATATGGCTGCTATCTCTTCGATCAGGCTTGTAAACCCCTTCTGGCAGACTTCATGAAAAAAGTAGATACAGACCTCGCAGGAAAAAACTTCAACGAAGGAAAAGACATGTCCGTAGACAATGCGCACTTGGTTCACGTTAACGACACCCTCAGAAACCATCCGGTAGAAATGGTCGGCAGAAAACTTCGTCAGGCAATGACGGCAATGAAATCCATAAAAACCGTATAA
- a CDS encoding pirin family protein produces the protein MKTVYHKADTRGHANHGWLNSYHTFSFANYQNPERTHFGVLRVLNDDTVTQGMGFGTHPHRDMEIISIPLEGDLEHKDSMGTTAVIKKGEIQVMSAGTGVMHSEYNKNKDQAVKFLQIWVFPREVGVEPRYDQKSIKEGEKINGFQQILSPDKNDDGVWIHQDAWFNLANFTKGNGKNYTLNKKGNGVYAFVLKGSAKIGDRILNERDGLGIWDTQSFNIEAMEDAEILLMEVPMELPSYLK, from the coding sequence ATGAAAACAGTATATCATAAAGCAGACACAAGAGGTCACGCCAATCACGGATGGTTAAACTCTTACCACACCTTCAGTTTTGCCAATTACCAGAATCCTGAAAGAACACACTTCGGAGTGTTGAGAGTATTGAATGACGATACCGTTACGCAGGGAATGGGTTTCGGAACACATCCACACAGAGACATGGAAATTATTTCCATTCCGTTGGAAGGAGATCTGGAGCATAAAGACTCTATGGGAACTACAGCAGTCATTAAAAAAGGAGAAATTCAGGTAATGAGTGCCGGAACCGGAGTAATGCACAGCGAATACAACAAAAATAAAGATCAGGCAGTAAAATTCTTACAGATCTGGGTATTTCCGAGAGAAGTAGGAGTAGAACCAAGATACGACCAGAAAAGCATTAAAGAAGGCGAAAAAATAAACGGTTTCCAGCAGATCTTATCTCCCGATAAAAACGACGACGGTGTTTGGATTCATCAGGATGCATGGTTCAATCTTGCCAATTTTACCAAAGGAAACGGCAAAAACTACACGCTGAACAAAAAAGGAAACGGAGTCTATGCGTTTGTACTGAAAGGAAGCGCAAAAATCGGAGACCGTATTTTAAATGAAAGAGACGGCTTAGGAATCTGGGATACCCAAAGTTTCAACATTGAAGCCATGGAAGACGCAGAAATATTATTAATGGAAGTTCCGATGGAATTACCTTCATATCTCAAATAA
- the purN gene encoding phosphoribosylglycinamide formyltransferase, whose protein sequence is MKNLVILVSGSGTNLQRIIDTIDNGEIRNAKVSLVIADRECYGQERAKNHNIENILIPRGKNFSNELAEKIPQNTDLIVLAGFLSILKPEFCEKWNGKIINIHPALLPKFGGKGMWGHHVHNAVIEAKEKESGATVHFVTSGIDEGEAILQKSFEITEDDTPETVAEKVHLIEYEIYPIAINKVLNNIQR, encoded by the coding sequence ATGAAGAATCTTGTCATACTCGTTTCAGGTTCAGGAACCAATCTTCAGAGAATCATCGATACCATTGATAATGGAGAAATCCGGAATGCAAAAGTATCGTTAGTGATTGCCGACAGAGAATGTTACGGACAGGAAAGAGCAAAAAATCATAACATAGAAAATATTCTGATTCCGAGAGGAAAAAACTTCAGTAATGAACTGGCTGAAAAAATTCCTCAAAATACAGACTTAATCGTTTTAGCAGGATTTTTATCCATCCTGAAACCTGAATTCTGTGAAAAATGGAACGGAAAAATAATCAATATTCATCCGGCTTTGCTTCCGAAATTCGGAGGAAAAGGAATGTGGGGACACCACGTTCATAACGCAGTAATTGAAGCAAAAGAAAAAGAAAGCGGAGCAACCGTACACTTTGTAACTTCAGGAATCGATGAAGGAGAAGCCATCCTTCAGAAATCATTCGAAATTACAGAAGACGATACTCCCGAAACCGTCGCAGAAAAAGTTCATTTAATAGAATATGAAATTTACCCAATTGCGATTAACAAAGTATTGAATAATATACAACGCTAA
- the ilvA gene encoding threonine ammonia-lyase IlvA — protein sequence MNKTLTLPTLESVIQARKSIENVVNYTPLQYNARLSEKFDAHIYLKREDLQPVRSYKLRGAYHKIKTLFGEGRTSEGIVCASAGNHAQGVAFSCRQLQIKGTIFMPVTTPKQKLEQVEMFGGHFVDIKLFGDTFDASKKAALDFAETSGAAFIHPFDDVQIIEGQATVALEILEQKKEATDFVFIPIGGGGLASGISTVFKELSAETQLIGVEPKGAPSMKVSIENKINTELAEIDSFVDGAAVKKVGDLTFAICRNTLSGCISVDEGKICETILQLYNKDAIVLEPAGALSISALEQYKTQIRGKNVVCIVSGSNNDITRMEEIKERALLYNGLKHYFMVKFPQRPGALKDFVLNVLGTNDDITHFEYTKKNSRETALAIVGIELSDPSDFEGLRQRMQNLDYFESYLNENPDVLNMLV from the coding sequence ATGAATAAAACACTCACACTTCCCACACTCGAATCCGTTATACAGGCAAGAAAAAGCATCGAAAACGTGGTGAATTACACTCCTTTGCAATACAACGCCCGTTTGTCGGAAAAATTTGATGCGCATATTTACCTTAAAAGAGAAGACTTACAGCCCGTGCGATCCTACAAATTAAGAGGCGCTTATCACAAAATAAAAACCCTTTTCGGCGAAGGCAGAACTTCAGAAGGAATAGTTTGTGCAAGCGCAGGAAATCATGCTCAGGGAGTTGCTTTTTCATGCAGGCAGCTCCAGATAAAGGGAACCATTTTCATGCCCGTAACCACACCAAAACAAAAGCTGGAACAGGTAGAAATGTTTGGCGGTCATTTTGTAGACATTAAACTCTTCGGAGACACCTTTGATGCATCCAAAAAAGCCGCTTTAGATTTTGCAGAAACTTCCGGTGCTGCCTTTATTCATCCTTTTGATGACGTTCAGATCATTGAAGGACAGGCAACAGTCGCACTCGAAATTTTAGAACAGAAAAAAGAAGCAACAGACTTTGTTTTTATTCCGATCGGCGGAGGAGGGCTCGCTTCCGGAATTTCCACCGTATTTAAAGAACTTTCCGCAGAAACCCAACTCATAGGTGTAGAACCGAAAGGAGCGCCCTCCATGAAAGTATCCATAGAAAACAAAATAAATACCGAGCTTGCTGAAATTGACAGCTTTGTAGACGGAGCAGCCGTAAAAAAAGTAGGAGATTTAACATTTGCAATTTGCAGAAATACACTTTCCGGATGTATTTCCGTAGATGAGGGAAAAATTTGTGAAACCATTCTTCAGCTTTACAATAAAGACGCTATCGTACTGGAACCTGCCGGAGCATTATCAATCTCTGCATTGGAGCAGTATAAAACGCAGATTAGAGGAAAAAATGTAGTGTGCATCGTCAGCGGAAGCAATAACGATATTACTCGGATGGAGGAAATTAAAGAACGCGCTTTGCTTTACAATGGTCTTAAGCACTACTTTATGGTGAAATTTCCGCAGCGTCCCGGTGCTCTTAAAGATTTCGTCCTCAATGTATTGGGAACAAACGATGATATCACCCATTTTGAATACACCAAGAAAAACTCCAGAGAAACGGCTTTGGCAATTGTCGGAATCGAGCTTTCCGATCCATCAGACTTCGAAGGACTCAGACAGAGAATGCAGAATCTGGATTATTTTGAATCGTATCTCAATGAAAACCCTGATGTTCTCAATATGCTTGTGTAA
- the ilvB gene encoding biosynthetic-type acetolactate synthase large subunit produces the protein MNTLEINEQKDTRSAEAIEISGSKAVLEALLQENVDTVFGYPGGAIMPIYDALYDYSEKLKHILVRHEQGAVHAAQGFARVSGKTGVVFATSGPGATNLVTGLADAMIDSNPLVCITGQVYASLLGTDAFQETDVINITTPVTKWNYQVTDATEIPEAIAKAFYIANTGRPGPVLIDITKNAQLQLFDYLGYKKCTHIRSYRPEPEIRKEYIEKAAQLINQAKKPFVLFGQGVILGKAEDEFKSFIEKANLPAAATVMGLSALPTDHRLHVGMLGMHGNYAPNVMTNECDVLIAVGMRFDDRVTGRLDKYAKQAKVIHLDIDPAEIDKNVKTTVPVWGDCKKTLPLLTALLKENDHSEWVEKFRELEKEEIKEVIHNELNPTTDAMTMGEVIRVLNELTNGEAIITTDVGQHQMVACRYARYNHSKSSVTSGGLGTMGFGLPAAIGAWYGAPEKTVVAIIGDGGFQMTLQELGTIMQFGAKVKILILNNEFLGMVRQWQQLFHDRRYSFVNITSPDFVAVAKGYYIEGEKISERKDLKAALEKMLSHDGAYLLEVMVGKENNVFPMVAQGTSVSEIRLK, from the coding sequence ATGAATACACTTGAAATAAATGAACAGAAAGATACCCGAAGTGCGGAAGCCATCGAAATATCAGGTTCCAAAGCAGTTTTAGAAGCCTTATTGCAGGAAAATGTAGACACTGTTTTCGGATATCCCGGAGGAGCAATTATGCCTATTTATGATGCTTTATACGATTATTCCGAAAAACTGAAACACATTCTCGTTCGTCACGAACAGGGCGCAGTTCATGCAGCACAGGGATTTGCAAGAGTATCAGGAAAAACGGGCGTTGTCTTTGCAACAAGTGGTCCCGGAGCCACCAATCTGGTGACAGGTCTTGCAGATGCCATGATCGACAGTAATCCGCTGGTTTGCATTACGGGGCAGGTTTATGCTTCCTTGTTGGGAACAGATGCATTTCAGGAAACCGATGTTATCAATATTACCACACCGGTTACCAAATGGAACTATCAGGTTACCGATGCCACAGAAATCCCTGAAGCCATTGCCAAAGCATTTTACATTGCAAACACCGGTCGTCCCGGTCCTGTTTTAATTGATATTACCAAAAATGCACAGCTTCAGTTGTTCGATTATTTAGGCTATAAAAAGTGCACTCACATCCGAAGTTATCGTCCCGAACCCGAGATCAGAAAAGAATATATTGAAAAAGCAGCACAGCTCATTAATCAGGCCAAAAAACCATTTGTTCTTTTCGGGCAGGGAGTGATTTTGGGAAAAGCTGAAGATGAATTTAAGTCATTTATTGAGAAAGCCAATCTTCCGGCGGCGGCTACCGTAATGGGACTGAGTGCACTGCCTACTGATCACAGATTACACGTAGGAATGTTGGGAATGCATGGAAATTACGCCCCTAATGTAATGACAAATGAATGCGATGTGTTGATCGCCGTAGGAATGCGTTTTGATGACCGCGTTACCGGACGCCTCGATAAATACGCAAAACAGGCAAAAGTAATTCACCTCGATATTGATCCCGCAGAAATTGATAAAAACGTAAAAACAACAGTTCCTGTTTGGGGCGACTGTAAAAAAACGCTCCCTTTATTGACAGCACTTCTCAAGGAAAACGACCACTCAGAATGGGTGGAGAAATTCCGCGAACTGGAAAAAGAAGAAATAAAAGAAGTCATACATAACGAACTGAATCCCACCACAGATGCCATGACGATGGGAGAAGTTATCAGAGTATTAAACGAGCTTACCAACGGAGAAGCCATTATCACAACAGACGTCGGTCAGCATCAGATGGTAGCTTGTCGCTATGCGCGGTATAACCATTCAAAATCCAGTGTCACTTCCGGAGGATTGGGAACAATGGGATTTGGTTTGCCTGCTGCTATCGGAGCATGGTATGGAGCCCCCGAAAAAACAGTCGTGGCAATCATCGGTGATGGCGGATTTCAGATGACACTTCAGGAGTTGGGAACCATTATGCAGTTTGGGGCAAAAGTGAAAATTCTCATCCTCAATAACGAATTTTTGGGAATGGTGAGACAATGGCAGCAATTATTCCACGACAGACGTTACTCATTCGTAAATATTACAAGCCCTGATTTTGTGGCAGTTGCCAAAGGATATTACATTGAAGGTGAAAAAATATCCGAAAGAAAAGATTTAAAAGCTGCCCTCGAAAAAATGCTCAGTCATGATGGAGCATACCTTCTTGAAGTGATGGTAGGAAAAGAAAACAATGTATTTCCGATGGTAGCACAGGGAACCTCAGTTTCGGAAATCAGACTAAAATAA
- a CDS encoding NADPH-dependent FMN reductase, which translates to MKVLAIAGSNSDTSINKMLVSYAASLIPNAEVEIVDMNAFEMPIYKHQREVENGVPQEAKDFASKIDGADVLLVSLAEHNGTYSSAFKNVFDWTSRIKDRAVWNEKPMLLMATAPGARGGLGVLEASGKRFPLHGGNIVDTFTLPFFNDNFDKAAQKISNEEKDSELKEKIQKISALESILEK; encoded by the coding sequence ATGAAAGTTTTAGCAATAGCAGGAAGCAATTCCGATACATCAATTAATAAAATGCTGGTTTCTTACGCAGCTTCATTAATTCCAAACGCAGAAGTAGAAATCGTAGACATGAATGCTTTTGAAATGCCGATCTACAAACATCAGCGTGAAGTAGAAAATGGAGTTCCGCAGGAAGCAAAAGACTTTGCCTCAAAAATCGATGGAGCAGATGTTTTACTGGTTTCTTTGGCAGAACATAACGGAACTTACTCTTCAGCATTTAAAAATGTATTCGACTGGACATCAAGAATCAAAGACAGAGCAGTCTGGAACGAGAAACCAATGCTGTTAATGGCAACAGCTCCGGGAGCAAGAGGCGGTTTAGGCGTTTTGGAAGCTTCAGGAAAACGTTTTCCTCTTCACGGCGGAAATATTGTAGACACCTTCACACTACCTTTCTTTAATGACAATTTTGATAAAGCGGCTCAGAAAATTTCTAACGAAGAGAAAGACAGCGAATTAAAAGAAAAAATTCAGAAAATTTCTGCCTTGGAATCTATTCTTGAAAAATAG
- the ilvD gene encoding dihydroxy-acid dehydratase, producing MCNTELNKYSKTLTKDPTQPATQAMFYGIGFQKEDFDKAQIGIASMGYDGNTCNMHLNSLAEIVKKGVKEQNLVGLMFHTIGISDGMTNGTDGMRYSLVSRDIIADSIETVCAGQYYDGLITVPGCDKNMPGSLIAMARLNRPSIMVYGGSIAPGHYKGQDLNIVSAFEALGNKIAGKISEKDFQGVIQNSCPSAGACGGMYTANTMASAIEALGMSLPYSSSYPALSREKKEECQFAGHYIRILLEKDIKPSDIMTPKAFENALRLIMILGGSTNAVLHFIAIAKSIGYDLTLDDFQRISDETPFLADLKPSGKYLMEDLHKVGGVPAVMKYLLDLGLLHGDCLTVTGKTIAENLEHVTSIIEREQDIIHDIRNPIKETGHIRILYGNLAEKGSVAKITGKEGNYFRGTAIVFDGEKEFIKGIEYKKIKEGNVVVIKNEGPKGAPGMPEMLKPTSALMGSGLGKNVALITDGRFSGGTHGFVVGHITPEAFEGGLIGLIQDGDLIELDAEKNTINALLSDEEIAKRKAGFHQPEYKVKSGVLYKYAKSVADASQGCVTDL from the coding sequence ATGTGTAATACAGAACTGAACAAATATTCCAAAACGCTTACAAAAGACCCGACGCAGCCGGCAACTCAGGCAATGTTTTACGGTATTGGTTTTCAGAAAGAAGACTTCGACAAAGCACAGATCGGAATTGCAAGCATGGGTTACGATGGCAACACCTGCAATATGCATCTTAACAGCCTCGCTGAAATCGTCAAAAAAGGAGTGAAAGAACAGAATTTGGTAGGTTTAATGTTTCATACTATAGGAATAAGTGATGGGATGACCAACGGTACAGACGGAATGCGCTATTCCCTTGTAAGCCGTGACATTATTGCAGACTCCATAGAAACTGTATGCGCAGGACAATATTATGACGGACTTATCACCGTTCCCGGATGCGACAAAAATATGCCCGGTTCCCTCATCGCCATGGCAAGACTCAACCGGCCTTCCATAATGGTATATGGCGGAAGTATTGCTCCCGGACATTACAAAGGTCAGGATCTGAACATTGTTTCTGCTTTTGAAGCTCTGGGAAATAAAATTGCCGGAAAAATTTCAGAAAAAGACTTTCAGGGAGTCATTCAAAACTCCTGTCCAAGTGCAGGAGCCTGTGGCGGAATGTACACCGCAAATACCATGGCTTCTGCTATTGAAGCTCTGGGAATGAGTCTTCCGTATTCTTCTTCGTATCCGGCGCTCAGTCGCGAGAAGAAAGAAGAATGCCAATTTGCGGGACATTACATCAGAATTCTTCTCGAAAAAGACATCAAACCTTCCGATATCATGACACCAAAAGCCTTTGAAAATGCTTTGAGACTGATTATGATTTTAGGCGGAAGCACCAATGCGGTACTGCATTTTATTGCCATTGCAAAATCAATAGGATACGATCTGACTTTGGATGATTTTCAGCGGATCAGCGATGAAACACCGTTTCTGGCAGACCTCAAACCCAGCGGAAAATATCTGATGGAGGACCTTCATAAAGTAGGGGGAGTTCCAGCGGTAATGAAATACCTTTTGGATCTGGGACTTCTTCACGGCGACTGCCTTACAGTAACAGGCAAAACCATTGCAGAAAATCTCGAACATGTAACTTCCATTATTGAGCGAGAGCAGGATATTATTCACGATATCAGAAATCCTATCAAAGAAACAGGACATATCAGAATATTATATGGAAATCTTGCCGAAAAAGGTTCCGTAGCCAAAATCACAGGTAAAGAAGGAAACTATTTCAGAGGAACAGCTATTGTATTTGATGGCGAAAAAGAATTCATCAAAGGAATTGAATACAAAAAAATCAAAGAAGGAAACGTTGTCGTCATCAAAAACGAAGGTCCGAAAGGCGCTCCCGGAATGCCCGAAATGCTGAAGCCAACTTCCGCTTTAATGGGTTCCGGCTTAGGAAAAAATGTAGCACTGATCACAGACGGAAGATTCTCCGGAGGAACCCATGGTTTTGTTGTAGGACACATCACACCGGAAGCATTTGAAGGAGGACTGATCGGTCTTATACAGGACGGAGACCTCATCGAGCTCGATGCAGAAAAAAATACCATCAATGCATTGCTGTCGGATGAAGAAATTGCAAAAAGAAAAGCCGGTTTTCATCAGCCTGAATACAAAGTGAAAAGCGGAGTTCTTTATAAATATGCCAAATCTGTGGCAGATGCATCGCAGGGCTGCGTAACAGACCTGTAA
- the ilvN gene encoding acetolactate synthase small subunit produces the protein MQKQEFTITLYTENSVGLIGRISGIFSRRKINIESLNTSPSEVEGIHRFTIVIQENEEVVRKLCRQLEKQIDVMKAYYNTDDEIVWQEQALYKVPADVVTEKVYVERLLRQYGASTVVIRQDYIVFETAGHREEIDRLTEELNKYGLIEFVRGARIAIIKNSAGIHQKVLQFENREPSPHIVENEYLDKRDNVFTM, from the coding sequence ATGCAAAAACAGGAATTTACCATCACATTATACACCGAAAATTCAGTGGGATTAATCGGCAGAATATCGGGAATTTTCTCACGGAGAAAAATCAATATCGAGAGTCTGAATACCTCACCTTCAGAAGTAGAAGGCATTCACAGATTCACCATTGTTATCCAGGAGAACGAAGAAGTAGTGAGGAAACTTTGCCGACAATTGGAAAAGCAGATCGATGTAATGAAAGCCTATTACAATACGGATGATGAAATTGTATGGCAGGAACAGGCACTTTACAAAGTACCCGCAGATGTGGTTACCGAAAAAGTATATGTAGAGCGGCTGCTTCGTCAGTATGGCGCATCAACTGTAGTTATCCGTCAGGATTACATCGTGTTTGAAACAGCCGGACATCGTGAAGAAATAGACAGATTAACCGAAGAACTCAACAAATACGGTCTCATAGAATTTGTTCGCGGTGCCAGAATCGCCATCATTAAAAACAGTGCGGGAATCCACCAAAAAGTACTTCAGTTTGAAAACCGTGAACCCTCTCCGCATATTGTAGAAAATGAATATCTCGATAAGCGGGATAATGTTTTTACCATGTAA